A genomic window from bacterium includes:
- a CDS encoding glycosyltransferase family 2 protein has translation MQNYRGKISIIMPAYNEGNHIYANIMETKQLFDGAGCRYEIIVVDDGSQDNTFSEAQRAVACAPEIIKLTRNTTNIGKGFAIREGFKLVTGDMVVFLDSDLELHPNQIKLLFEIMQQQHADVVIGSKRHPQSKLDYPLKRRIVSAVYFFLVKLLFGLPIRDTQTGLKLFKRNVLDEVMPVLLVKRFAFDLELLANIHHFGYTIAESPVIVNYRGKMRAHIGLRAIWQTWFETMAVFYRMHILKYYDTKKSEIRNLNPKS, from the coding sequence ATGCAGAATTACCGAGGTAAAATTTCAATTATCATGCCGGCATATAACGAAGGTAACCATATTTATGCGAATATTATGGAAACGAAACAGTTGTTTGATGGTGCCGGTTGCCGGTATGAAATTATCGTCGTCGATGACGGCAGTCAGGATAATACATTCTCGGAAGCGCAACGCGCCGTGGCGTGCGCGCCGGAAATCATTAAACTAACCCGAAATACCACGAATATCGGGAAAGGATTTGCTATTCGAGAAGGATTTAAACTGGTTACCGGCGATATGGTCGTTTTTCTCGATAGCGATTTGGAATTGCATCCGAACCAAATCAAATTATTGTTCGAAATTATGCAGCAGCAGCACGCAGACGTGGTTATCGGCAGTAAACGACATCCGCAATCGAAACTCGATTATCCGTTAAAACGGCGTATCGTGAGTGCGGTATATTTTTTCCTCGTTAAACTCTTATTCGGATTACCGATTCGCGATACGCAAACCGGATTGAAACTATTCAAACGGAACGTGCTCGATGAGGTTATGCCGGTGCTGTTGGTCAAACGGTTTGCGTTCGATTTAGAGTTATTAGCGAATATCCATCATTTCGGATATACCATTGCGGAATCACCGGTTATCGTCAATTATCGTGGGAAAATGCGCGCGCATATCGGCCTGCGCGCAATCTGGCAAACGTGGTTTGAAACCATGGCGGTATTCTATCGTATGCATATCCTGAAATACTACGATACGAAAAAATCCGAAATCCGAAATCTCAACCCCAAATCCTGA